In the genome of Lactuca sativa cultivar Salinas chromosome 3, Lsat_Salinas_v11, whole genome shotgun sequence, the window TGTGGACTATTTCCCAGTGTTAAAGATGATAGACCCACAAGGGATCCGAAGGAGATTGATGCGTCATGTTGGGAAGGTTATTGAGATTTTTGAGGAGTTGATCAAAGAGAGGTTGCTGATGAAAAGATCACATGAAGCAGATGTATTGGACTTGTGTTTAAAAATCAGTGAAGATAATCCAGAAGAATTCAACCGGGAAGTCATCCGGAGCATGTTTCTGGTAAGtaatttatttatattctatttAAGCATGGAGTCCAATTCAATCCAACAAAcattgtaaaaaaaaaagttaattcttAAATAGTCATAATTAATAGGGCTGTGCATGGGTCAGTTTTGGACCCCAACCCAACCCAACTCGTAAATGATCGGTTTCTGGTTTTCAGAACCCAATAGGGTCGGTTTCTGGTCGGTTCGGTTTCTCGGTTTCTGATATCGGTTTGGGCGGTTTctcggtttcttgggttcaacccatacaCTTACGGTTTCTGGGTTTAAACCCCTGGGTTTTGGGTTTGAACCCATTTTCCAGAAATGTAACAATTAGTTAAATAATTAGAAAAACACCTAagcttcttttatttatttttatttttttaatatatatatatatatatatatatatatatatatatatatatatatatttactatcttataaaaaaaatgtcactatttctaaaaataaattgaataaaataataacatttttttaaaacgTCTAAATCATTAAGGTAATTATACAACTAATcacttataaaataatattaaaatttaaacaaactcctataaatcttctcttccaaggttttaaccaaatcttttttcatccaaataaatactcaacacactataatttggtcattttatgaattttctttatttttaatatgacatatttcctaaaacaaactaatgattgaattgaaaataatcattctccatcgaaaagaaattaattgtcgAAACAAATTATTTGTCGCCCGCCGCTTtacgcgggtaaacggctagtgtgtgtgtgtatatatatatatatatatatatatatatatatatatatatatatatatatatatatatatatatatatatatatatatatatatatatatatataacaatcagTAAAAAACATCGGGTTTGCGGGTTTGCTGGGTCGGTTTCTCGGTTTTAAAGAGAGGTCGGTTTCTCGGGTTGTTGGGTCGGTTTCTGGGGgcaaaaccgaaaccaaacccGAAAAGTCGGTTTTTACAAATTTAAAACCCACACCGTCGGTTTTGATTCGGTTTCGGTTTCGTCGGTTTTtgtcggtttttcggtttcttagtttgggtttgctcacccctaatAATTAACGATGAAATATGATTTATAcacttattaaataaataaataaataaatacttaaTATTTCTAATATGTTTCTTTTAAAAATTGTTTTGATGGTTATATCTGTAATTATGATAGTTATGTTTTCATCATTCTTTCTAGATATTTATTTTAGATGGCAATTATAAATCAATATTTGCATTTGATTTTTTTGAATAAAACAAATATGAAAGTGAtagtatattttatttatttataatatttgtTGATATACCATATACATATATTGTTTAAGTTATGGTTTTATGATTTAATCAGATTATATATATAACTAGTTACCTTTGAAGATTCTGATAAAAATGACTAATTTATAAATTAACTAGTCACCGAGTATTCGTGTGTTGGACATATTAATTAAATTATGTAATAAAATTGTTGACAAATATATAGTGatgaaaataattatattatttgtattaattataaaataatatttgttaCGATATGTTGATTATCACAATATCCAATAATTTCTATTTGCgactagtatattaataaaattaaatataaatattggTTTTGTGTTACTTTtaggtattttaaaaaaaatctctaCTAGCGACTTGTatgtaaataaaattaaaattaaaaacaattcTTACAGTATTCATCTCAATAGTCTCTAGTCACGACTTGTaggttaataaaattaaaattaaaaataacaattagttttaaaattacttatttgattttctttttaattttgagCAAGAATAATTATTTGAaatattaacaatattatttataaagataacgagtttcaaataaatgttgattcacatttatatttaaatatttaaactttttttaGATATCTTAAAAATAATCTTTGACTAttgtttaaatatttaaatatttcgATTTTCACatcataattaaattaaaaaattaaatatattatattaataattcaAAAAGTTTATAATTATGatgataatattttacatttaataacatatttaaatgaataaattaaatatataactGTGAAATTTTGAAGGGTTATAGGGTTCTAAATGGATGCtgtaaaaaaaaagtttcatTAATATAgtatagatatatataaataaatagttaattaacatattaattaaattttcacCAATCAACCTGTAATTTCCTTTAAATTACTCTAAAGAAAATTCAAAATTACGCTGCAATACAAAAAGGAACCTTagaaaacaaaaatcaaacaagtttCTAATTCAAAATTGTAAATTGATTCTTAtaaattacaaatttgtttttatAGTTTTAGGATAGtaatttttcaacttttaagttTTAGTGTTCTTTTTGTGGTGGGGAGTGGGGAGGAATTTCATAATTCGCAATTCGCAACTTGACAAATTCTAAAATTAGTTGTGTATAATCAGTTAATATAGTGACTAATGTGTTAGCTGTCAACTAAAATGAAAAGTATCCCTAATTTTATACGTCATAAACATGCATATTAGTCGGATGATTGAAAGCAAATTATATGAGTTacctatttaattattatttttcttacTCTTATTTGAATGATAAAATGCACTTATCCCGTCTAAAAAACTCAGGATTTGTTTGTCGCCGGTACCGATACAACTTCAAGTACGTTAGAGTGGGCCATGACAGAAGTCCTACGCAACCCACACACCATGGAAAAAGCAAAATTGGAGCTTGAACAATGCATTGGTAAAGGAAAATTAGTAGAAGAGAATGATCTCTCAAGGCTACCATACTTATCATCCATTATGAAAGAAACTTTAAGGATACACCCACCAATCCCTTTCTTGGTTCCTCGGAAAGTTGATAATGAGCTAAAAATCAATGGCTACACAATCCCAaaaggcacacaagttcttgttAACGCATGGGCCATAGGGAGAGATCAAAGCATCTGGGAGGATGCTTTGGAGTTCAAACCAGAAAGATTCATGACTTCAGATATTGATGTTAGAGGTCAAGATTTTGAGCTGATTCCTTTCGGTGCTGGACGAAGAATATGCCCTGGTTTACCACTTGCAACACATATGATACCTATGATGTTAGGATCATTACTTAATAACTTTGATTGGGTTCTTGACAATGGTAAATCTGGGGAGTTAGACATGACTGAAAGGTTTGGAATCACCATACAAAAGGCTTATCCTCTTTGTGCAACTCCGATACCGTTATTAAAATGACATGCAGAGTTGAAACAAGTTTGAATTTCACAGGTTTTAACCTTGGGGCGGTATGTCATTCAAAAGAGAAATGAAAAAGTTATACAAATTTGGTAAACCAACTTTAATAAAATAGGGTTGTATTTCCTTCTTGACCAAGAATCAATGGATCGACTAATTATGCTTTTGATACATATGGAAAATATATGTTTGTAACATAAGAAGCAAGTTTCAAGCTAGACAAAAGATTAGATTTGTGTCTGATAAGTTGGTAGGCAACAACGTATGATAAGTTGGTAGGCAACAACGTATAATGTAAATGAGAGTGTCACATTGTAACACCAAATTTCGAAAATGTAATAATATTTGGTTTATAATTATGGAAATATATATGGGAAGCTTTAGCTTTCTTAGTGTGATAAAGTACAAAGACATTAGATGCAAAAGTGTAAgagaaaagaaaaatataaaaagtgTAAACCAGggagagtgtgtgtgtatatatatatatatatatatatatatatatatatatatatatatatatatgtccagaatcaatcatacgggcacacaatagatagtaaaaacatttgaacctaactctctctctctctctctctctatatatatatatatatatatatatatatatatatatatatatatatatatatatatatatatatatatatatagagagagagagagagagagagagagttaggttcaaatgtttttactatctattgtgtgcccgtatgattgattctggaccaatcattttagttattttaagaaagtaattaatgcatattaaatgctgaagatgtaattaatacatattatatcttcaacatgtaatatgcattaattactttcttaaaataataaaaatgattggtccagaatcagtcatgcgggcacacaatagatagtgaaaacaaaataacctaaccctatatatatatatatatatatatatatatatatatatatatatatatatatatatatatatatatatatatatatatatatatatgtatgtatgtgtgtgtgtgtgcgcgcgtAGAATCGGTTTATATCGGTGGATTTATACGAAAACCAAGTATTAaaaatagagaaattaaatacCGTCCTACCTTTTGATATTATCAATCCTCCTACCcatttaaatgatgacatgtgccatattagtatcctaaaatattattaaatttcattaaatgaacattaaatgttacacatatCACAATTTCATTTGGTAGGAGGATATGTAAGAACAAAAAATAGGAGggtatttaatttctcttaaaaaTATAGATAGGGCTTTAAGTATTATATTGTATTGATGTCAAATTTATATTATACGAAACAAACCAATGTGTTaccaaacaaataacaaaaagcaGAACCAATATGTTTGAtcaataaaactttatcaattgATTAATTATGGTATGATAatgatttaaaattttgaatactACCTGTATCATACTAACCAACTCTCCCTCTCCCTTTCCTTTTccattctttctttctttcttttctctttctctctctctctctctctctctatatatatatatatatatatatatatatatatatatatatatatatatatatatatagagagagagagagagagagagagagagctaggttcaaatgtttttagcaagtattgtgtgtctaaatgcaccaatgagaattcaaaaaATAATATATCATTAAATAAATCTTTAAAGGGTATTTTGTAcattttgtacttttaattaacgaaatcatttaatttaaatcttgcaattaaggaaataaagtaaTATATTTGACCTAGTCATTTGTGTTCTCGTTTATAGGCGTGCATATTGTTCCGTTCCAACCCTAGCACATCTCTTTCTTTTTTGCAGCCTTCTTTAGCAACCAACGAGAATGTTTGATTAGAGATAGCTTCAACATGAATCTTCCAGATTTTCGTTTCAGCCAGCCTTCATCTTCCAGATTTTCGTTTCAACTTGAACACCGATGGATGTTTGATTAGAGATAACTTCAACACGAATCTTGAAGAGGAAGGGGCTCGCTTGTGTGCTCTCGTTAGGGCTTCTTTCCGTCGTGTTTCATGAGACGACATCACATTCGCCGCCTGTTAGCACGGTGGAGTCCTCCCACTTCGGTAACATCACCTGCCCGGCTTTCACTTCCGCCAGACCTTCTACTACTTGGAGCTGTATGAGATGCTTAAAGGGTTCTGATTGTGGATTATGTGCTTCACAAACTAATAAGGTAAAAACCATACTTGTTATTGACTTTTTTAGTCAAACTAACTAATCTTTAACTCCATAACTCGTACCAATCATTCAATCTTTTCAAAATCTACAAAAAACCCTTTTGAGGAACAAAACTATAATAAATTCCGAGATATATCCATTAAGATTCCGAGGTGTTTGTGGTGGAATCGCTGCTACATCAAACTAGATTTCAAATCTTATCGTTGTTCAATCATTCTTATCGTTAACTGAAGCCATAGGAACTTCCTGGACTTTTCTAGGGTTTGGGGTTATATTAGTCATAGGAACTTAATGGACTTTTCTCAGGTGCCTAAACATTTTTCTTGCTTTTCAAGTTTCTATTCATTCTCAGGTTCAATTTTTCTTGCATCTTTAGCTTGTACTCAATAATTAACTTGAACATGTTAGGCTTGATGTAATTTCCCAAATAAAGTTAACCCGATTCCAAATCTTTTATAATAAAATGTTTGTCAACTTATTTATGTTGTTGATCTTGTATATTGTAGGTATACCTTCAGAATTTGGTCTTCAGAATTCTGCctttaaagtgtttatgaaaagtcCTCAACGAATGAGAGTGACAATGAGTACACTCTATAAGGGGTTGCATTCTTGGAACATTATTCAAAGCATGTGAATATGAGGCCTTTACAAAGCAGCATTATCGCGAGCTTTGAGGCATGAGTAAATATGAAACAAAAAGAAAGTTGACTCAGTAAAAGCCTGAATTGGAGAAATATGCAGACTTTTATACATTTTTGTGAGAGGAGCAGAGAAAACTTGAAGTAAACCCACGATTGCATCGGGCAATGGGAAGATGTTGACATATATTTTACTGATGCACATGTAAGTCTTTGTTATTATTCATTGATTCTTTTTCTACATAGAATGTTGTGAATGGAGTAGCATATGATTGATTTATATGATATTTGTGAATAGTCTTTTAATAAACACGCGCTGtaatatgtttttgaaatttgtaaatatAGCTTGTTCAAGGCTTGTTTTCATGTTAGTATGAATGTTATTAAGTTTGGATTTAGAATGTAAAAAACAATAAACAGGTGTAAAATAGCGATTCTGATAGAATATTCAAACCATTATGCAAGAATAGTTTATTTTGTAAGAATATTTATTGTTGCATTCTGATAGAATTGTAGTTAATTGTTTATAtgtaggggtgtaagtgagctgAGCTAATCGTGAGCTACTcaggatcgactcgttaaaagctcgactcgagatcgaattaaacgagcccgagccgagctcgagcctaaatatgaggctcgtttattaaatgagctcgagccgagcttcaattaatgggctcgcgagcctaaacgagcttaaacgagcctctctctctctctctatatatatatatacacacacacacatatatatatatatatacacacacacacacacatagaggatcgtttaggctcgattaggctcgcgagcccactaaattgttaatgagccgagctcgagcttcattttaaggctcgaatcgagctcgagcttcctcaaattaaacgagccgagctcgagctttgtcaggctcgggctcggctcggctcgtttacacccctttttatatgtttaatgtgcagttgttacaagtgtatcactacaaaatATTTTGCAATAAATTTGTGACagaaatggcttgaagacctCATGGTAAAGGCTTGAAGAATGCattaaagaatgatcacactcaTCCAATGTAATTAAGATTGTTGTTATTTTTTTAGGAATTACACTTGTTATTTTTTcaaaatgttgttattattcaatgaatcacaatcatacaatgtaattatttggtatattattagtttaagaatcgattttgtgtatttTTTCAGAATGTATTTAGTAGTTTATGATTGGCATtatgtcattctgacagaataaaatcgaaaatatatttattagttcatggttggcattctatcattctgacataataaagtcgaaaaatatatttactagtttatggttggcattctatcattctgacagaataaaatcggatttttaaatttgaattaatttaaaatattcagattttttaaaataaaataattaattatccctaaaaatccaaaaatttccttttttaatataggttaattgactaaaatgtctTTATGCTGAAATTAGTGTGATtgtatggtacatgttatcctattttaatatcatagaccctcagatcatgacctttCATTCTATTCAATCCAGTGGTCCAGATCTGTATATTCtg includes:
- the LOC111883985 gene encoding 7-ethoxycoumarin O-deethylase, yielding MEFVAILLGLLLSYALIRATFSLFGVGKQKNLPPGPTPLPIIGNLHLLGQQPHQSLAKLAIIHGPIMLLKLGRITTLVISSAAAAKEVLQKQDLAFSTRYVPDGLHAHNHSQNSVVWIPIGPQWRTLRRILTSNIFSGSCLDANQHLRAQKVQELVAYCRKASEANESVDIGRAAFRTSLNLLSNTIFSKDLTDPYEDSGREFKEVVGNIMMEVGKPNLVDYFPVLKMIDPQGIRRRLMRHVGKVIEIFEELIKERLLMKRSHEADVLDLCLKISEDNPEEFNREVIRSMFLDLFVAGTDTTSSTLEWAMTEVLRNPHTMEKAKLELEQCIGKGKLVEENDLSRLPYLSSIMKETLRIHPPIPFLVPRKVDNELKINGYTIPKGTQVLVNAWAIGRDQSIWEDALEFKPERFMTSDIDVRGQDFELIPFGAGRRICPGLPLATHMIPMMLGSLLNNFDWVLDNGKSGELDMTERFGITIQKAYPLCATPIPLLK